A single window of Sphingobacterium sp. ML3W DNA harbors:
- a CDS encoding DUF1896 domain-containing protein gives MDTQQKDLSYFRLRLQELLNTSFPEKAHDEKFINQRLSWAANAYEGAFSSGNLVEQCNEIADYILFEGLHFSKFDTIFQIVCNEFDTRMADEELRPFALKMFPVCEPIFANYELTDDFAYGYEFDELYTELTGTIAIWIEENGLQ, from the coding sequence ATGGATACACAACAAAAAGACCTGTCGTATTTCAGATTACGACTGCAAGAATTATTAAACACCAGTTTTCCTGAAAAGGCTCATGACGAAAAGTTTATCAATCAGCGTTTAAGCTGGGCTGCCAATGCTTATGAAGGTGCTTTTAGCTCGGGGAATCTCGTTGAACAATGTAATGAAATAGCCGATTACATACTTTTCGAAGGATTACATTTTTCGAAGTTTGATACCATTTTTCAAATAGTCTGCAACGAATTCGATACCAGAATGGCAGACGAAGAGTTACGGCCGTTCGCCCTGAAAATGTTCCCTGTTTGTGAGCCTATTTTCGCCAACTATGAACTAACTGATGACTTCGCATACGGTTACGAGTTTGATGAACTCTATACCGAATTAACGGGAACCATCGCAATATGGATTGAGGAGAATGGGCTTCAGTAA
- a CDS encoding redoxin domain-containing protein, which produces MAISPQTAYYSDELKNNHLWDFELLMDKDNALAKQLGISFGLQDYVIPTYSSLGIELSEYNENDTNELPVPAVFAIDTNGCITFKFVDTNYTNRIDIQELIEQL; this is translated from the coding sequence GTGGCAATCTCACCACAAACAGCCTATTATAGTGACGAATTAAAGAATAATCACCTATGGGATTTTGAGTTATTGATGGACAAAGACAATGCTTTGGCTAAACAACTAGGCATTTCGTTTGGGCTTCAGGACTACGTAATTCCTACTTACAGCAGTTTGGGAATTGAGCTGTCAGAATACAATGAGAACGATACTAATGAACTACCTGTTCCTGCCGTTTTTGCAATAGATACAAATGGTTGTATTACATTCAAGTTTGTTGATACAAACTACACAAACAGGATAGATATTCAAGAACTTATTGAACAATTATGA
- a CDS encoding N-6 DNA methylase, which yields MGFSKKQHLQTNIDALRIVFKLEKENRHATVGERLLMMQYSGFGGLKFVLNPVENEIDINHWRKTEHDLFPLTQKLHQLLKENATDEKQYRRYVDSMRSSVLTAFYTPPQVIDAVSATLRENGLDLGKFLEPSAGIGSFIQSFSEKRQASVTAYEKDLLTGKILKQLYPESTIHISGFEDISEKEQNSYDVVASNIPFGDTAIFDLSYSRSKNPAKEQATRSVHNYFFLKGTDMLREGGLMVFITSQGVLNSQKNEPIRRALMHENNLVSAIRLPNNLFTDYAGTEVGSDLIILQKHTGKQNLSETEELFCQSQITQYNTPSNALFQDNIRIVHTDVKLDTDPYGKPALIYTHKGAVEGIARDLKQMLHEDFRKHLNFELYKSAQNKDQVVQNSISQKVSPPIADPVIHKSETKPLSASITNKSIAKEKRQLSIFDLFENPEEQIAVVIPKTIKTKKQTVQRKRVVNKHPPNLFSGLMQQPYSPPVSNTPANGNISTHSRKQEAIGDLFSVLNGNNQVEKPALINTIPGPDLYSKEIQTFHRNDCLAADNGWVGYLKDLDNDRQQAMFHPLQLAPLQKERAEGYIGIRDSYLDLYQKEAEKQAEHKEERENLNHLYEAFVKRYGNLNSSDNIKIIKTDSAGKEVPYLERMVGGVVHKADIFHRPVTFSIATLVTDNPDEALASSLNKYGKVDLDYMSEISGLSFDTLKESLKERIFFNPLQNEYEIVERWIAGNVVEKGIEVKNYLESNPNDIEAKESLTALEEARPRSIEFEELDFNLGERWIPTGIYARFASHLFDTDVRIHYAESSDDFNIKCDQKNVHIWDKYAVKAESRTFDGIALLKHALVNTTPDITKKIFIEDKEVKVRDMEAIQMANTKIDEIRTAFSEWLHAQNDEFKNRLTDQYNDTFNCFVRPQYDGSHQEFPGLDRKALGIEDLYSSQKDAVWMIKLNGGAICDHEVGAGKTLIMCTAAQEMKRLGMVHKPMIMGLKANVHEIAETYRKAYPYAKILYPGKEDFTPQKRQRIFGDIKNNDWDCVILTHDQFGMIPQSPEIQKEILQAELNSVEDNLAALEAQGKEISRGMLKGVIIRKQNLEVKLKTLEHDIENRKDDVVDFKMMGIDHLLVDESHRFKNLMFNTRHDRVAGLGNMQGSQKAMNLLFAIRTIQERTGKDLGATFLSGTTISNSLTELYLLFKYLRPQALEKQGINCFDAWSAIYARKTTDYEFSVANNIVQKERFRYFIKVPELAQFYSEITDYRTAKDIGIDRPEKNEILYNIQPTPQQEVFIKNLMDFAKSGNATLLGRAPLSPNEEKAKMLIATDYARKMSLDMRMISAKYEDHPDSKASHCAAKLAEYHTRFNAQKGTQFVFSDLGTYKLNEWNVYSEIKRKLVEDHGIPANEIRFIQEAKTDKMRKEFINAMNEGKIRVLFGSTDMLGTGVNAQKRAVAVHHLDTPWRPSDLAQRDGRAVRKGNEIAKHFAGNNVDVIIYAVEKSLDSYKFNLLYNKQLFIDQLKSNHLGKRTIDEGSMDEKSGMNFSEYVAILSGNTDLLDKAKLEKQIAGLESEKQAFNRSKFNSKHKFEDNTAMLEAAQSRLERMNLDWQNLQQRVQKHSDGTIVNPVQLDGLSPNADVKQIGAKLNQLADKARTVGQYEEIGSLYGFTLLVKTEMSEKEGVDIRLNRFLILGEGNIKYTYNNGIIAKDSQTATMNFLNALEKLPGYIEQEQKKIVELKKDLPVLQEIVNGTWTKESRLGELKTELAGVERKILLSITPESKAERVETVKTDIPEKKLIRRKNRF from the coding sequence ATGGGCTTCAGTAAAAAGCAACATCTCCAAACGAACATTGATGCCCTACGAATTGTTTTTAAACTAGAAAAGGAGAACCGACATGCCACCGTAGGTGAAAGACTGTTAATGATGCAATACAGCGGATTTGGTGGTCTTAAATTCGTATTGAACCCCGTAGAGAACGAGATAGACATCAATCATTGGAGAAAAACGGAACACGATCTTTTCCCACTTACACAGAAACTCCACCAGCTTTTAAAAGAGAACGCTACCGACGAAAAACAATACCGTAGGTATGTGGACAGTATGCGGAGTTCTGTGCTCACTGCATTTTACACACCTCCACAAGTGATCGATGCCGTTTCGGCAACATTGAGAGAAAACGGTCTGGACCTGGGTAAATTCCTCGAACCTTCGGCTGGCATTGGCTCTTTTATACAATCCTTTTCAGAAAAAAGACAAGCAAGTGTCACTGCTTACGAAAAGGATTTGCTCACAGGAAAGATTTTAAAACAGCTTTATCCCGAAAGCACGATCCATATTAGCGGTTTTGAGGACATCTCCGAAAAGGAACAAAACAGCTATGATGTAGTAGCCAGTAATATTCCTTTTGGTGATACAGCTATATTCGACCTCTCTTATTCTCGAAGTAAAAACCCAGCAAAAGAACAGGCTACCCGAAGTGTCCATAATTATTTTTTTTTGAAAGGAACCGATATGCTCCGTGAAGGTGGTTTAATGGTTTTTATTACCTCGCAGGGTGTTTTGAATAGTCAGAAAAACGAGCCTATACGTCGAGCATTGATGCATGAAAATAACTTAGTTTCAGCCATCCGTTTACCTAACAATCTCTTTACTGATTATGCAGGAACGGAAGTCGGTAGCGATCTGATTATTCTGCAAAAACATACTGGAAAGCAAAACCTGAGCGAAACAGAAGAACTATTTTGTCAAAGCCAAATAACGCAATACAATACGCCAAGCAATGCCTTGTTTCAAGACAACATAAGAATTGTGCATACCGATGTAAAGCTGGATACCGATCCGTACGGAAAACCTGCATTAATCTACACGCATAAAGGTGCTGTGGAAGGAATTGCTAGAGATTTGAAACAAATGCTGCATGAAGATTTTAGAAAGCACCTGAATTTCGAGTTGTATAAAAGCGCACAAAATAAAGACCAAGTAGTACAAAACTCCATATCACAAAAGGTTAGCCCTCCTATTGCTGATCCTGTGATTCACAAATCGGAAACAAAGCCTTTATCGGCTTCAATAACAAATAAAAGTATTGCAAAAGAAAAAAGACAACTAAGCATTTTTGATCTGTTTGAAAATCCGGAAGAACAAATCGCAGTAGTCATTCCTAAAACTATCAAGACAAAAAAGCAAACCGTTCAAAGAAAAAGAGTCGTAAATAAACATCCACCCAATCTATTCAGCGGTTTGATGCAGCAACCTTATAGTCCTCCTGTTTCAAATACTCCTGCTAATGGGAATATCTCAACTCACAGTCGTAAACAAGAAGCTATCGGTGATTTGTTTTCAGTATTGAACGGAAACAACCAAGTCGAAAAGCCTGCTTTAATTAATACCATTCCCGGACCTGATCTTTACAGCAAAGAAATACAAACTTTTCACCGCAACGATTGCCTAGCAGCTGATAACGGATGGGTTGGTTATCTTAAAGATTTAGATAACGATAGACAGCAGGCAATGTTTCACCCTTTGCAATTAGCACCTTTACAAAAAGAAAGAGCGGAAGGTTATATTGGTATTCGCGATAGTTATCTCGATTTATATCAGAAAGAAGCCGAAAAACAAGCCGAACACAAAGAAGAACGGGAAAACCTTAATCATCTATACGAGGCCTTTGTTAAGAGGTACGGCAACCTCAACAGTTCTGATAACATCAAAATTATAAAAACAGATAGTGCAGGTAAGGAAGTTCCTTATCTGGAGCGCATGGTGGGCGGCGTGGTACACAAAGCGGATATATTCCATCGTCCTGTAACTTTCTCTATCGCAACATTAGTTACCGACAATCCTGATGAGGCTTTAGCATCCTCATTGAATAAGTACGGGAAAGTTGATCTGGACTATATGTCCGAAATCAGCGGACTGTCTTTCGATACCTTGAAGGAGTCTTTAAAAGAACGAATCTTTTTCAATCCACTTCAAAACGAATACGAGATAGTGGAGCGTTGGATCGCTGGTAATGTCGTTGAGAAAGGCATTGAGGTAAAAAACTATCTCGAAAGCAATCCAAACGATATCGAAGCGAAAGAAAGTCTTACGGCTTTGGAAGAAGCTAGACCAAGAAGCATCGAATTTGAGGAGCTGGACTTTAACCTCGGAGAACGCTGGATACCCACAGGGATCTATGCTCGATTTGCTTCACATCTTTTCGATACCGACGTGCGTATTCATTATGCTGAAAGCAGTGACGATTTCAACATAAAATGTGATCAGAAGAATGTCCATATTTGGGACAAATATGCTGTTAAAGCTGAAAGTCGAACCTTTGATGGAATTGCTCTGCTCAAACACGCACTGGTCAATACCACGCCTGATATTACCAAGAAAATATTCATTGAGGACAAGGAAGTCAAGGTACGGGATATGGAAGCCATACAAATGGCAAATACGAAAATTGACGAAATTCGTACTGCTTTTTCCGAATGGCTACACGCTCAAAACGATGAGTTTAAAAACCGACTAACCGATCAATACAATGATACCTTTAACTGTTTTGTACGTCCGCAATACGATGGAAGTCATCAAGAATTTCCTGGATTAGACCGTAAAGCACTAGGTATTGAAGACTTATATTCCAGTCAGAAAGATGCTGTTTGGATGATAAAGCTCAATGGAGGTGCCATCTGTGACCACGAAGTAGGTGCTGGAAAAACATTAATTATGTGTACCGCAGCACAGGAAATGAAACGTTTGGGAATGGTGCATAAACCCATGATTATGGGGTTAAAAGCTAATGTTCATGAAATTGCAGAAACCTATCGCAAAGCCTATCCATACGCTAAAATATTATATCCAGGTAAAGAAGACTTTACGCCACAAAAACGCCAACGAATTTTCGGAGATATAAAAAACAATGATTGGGATTGTGTCATATTGACCCATGACCAATTCGGAATGATTCCACAATCCCCTGAAATACAAAAGGAAATTTTGCAAGCGGAACTGAACAGTGTGGAAGATAATCTTGCCGCTCTGGAAGCACAGGGCAAGGAAATTTCAAGAGGAATGCTCAAGGGAGTAATTATCAGGAAACAAAACCTTGAAGTGAAGCTCAAAACATTAGAACATGATATTGAAAACCGTAAAGATGATGTGGTCGATTTTAAAATGATGGGGATTGATCACTTGCTTGTGGATGAAAGCCATCGTTTCAAAAATTTGATGTTCAATACCCGTCACGATCGAGTTGCCGGATTGGGCAATATGCAGGGAAGCCAAAAGGCAATGAACCTGCTTTTTGCCATCCGTACTATTCAAGAACGTACCGGAAAGGATTTGGGTGCCACCTTTCTTTCGGGTACAACCATCAGCAACTCGCTGACGGAACTGTATCTTTTATTCAAATACCTGCGTCCACAAGCATTGGAAAAACAGGGGATCAATTGTTTTGATGCCTGGTCTGCCATCTATGCAAGAAAAACCACCGATTATGAGTTTTCAGTAGCTAACAATATTGTACAAAAAGAACGTTTCCGCTACTTTATCAAAGTTCCTGAACTGGCACAGTTCTATTCAGAAATCACAGATTACCGAACAGCAAAGGATATCGGCATTGACCGTCCTGAAAAGAATGAGATATTATACAATATCCAACCGACACCACAGCAGGAAGTCTTTATCAAAAACTTAATGGATTTTGCTAAATCTGGTAATGCTACTTTACTCGGAAGGGCTCCGCTTTCTCCAAATGAAGAAAAAGCAAAGATGTTGATTGCAACAGATTATGCCCGTAAAATGTCACTGGATATGCGGATGATTAGTGCTAAATATGAAGACCATCCCGATAGCAAAGCTTCTCATTGTGCTGCAAAACTTGCGGAATATCACACACGTTTCAATGCGCAAAAAGGGACACAATTCGTTTTTTCCGATTTAGGTACTTACAAGCTTAACGAATGGAATGTCTATTCAGAAATCAAAAGGAAACTCGTTGAAGACCACGGAATCCCCGCAAACGAAATTCGTTTTATACAGGAAGCCAAGACTGATAAAATGCGAAAAGAATTCATCAACGCGATGAACGAGGGGAAGATCCGGGTATTGTTTGGCTCTACCGATATGTTGGGTACAGGCGTAAATGCTCAAAAAAGAGCTGTTGCTGTTCATCATTTAGATACACCGTGGCGACCAAGTGATCTTGCCCAGCGAGACGGACGAGCAGTTCGTAAAGGCAATGAAATCGCAAAACATTTTGCAGGCAATAACGTAGATGTCATCATTTATGCCGTAGAAAAATCATTGGATAGTTATAAGTTCAATCTACTCTACAACAAACAACTTTTTATTGACCAATTAAAATCCAACCACCTTGGAAAACGAACGATTGATGAGGGTAGTATGGATGAAAAATCGGGAATGAACTTTTCGGAGTATGTAGCCATCCTGTCAGGTAATACCGATCTATTGGATAAAGCAAAATTGGAAAAGCAGATTGCAGGACTAGAAAGTGAAAAGCAGGCTTTCAATCGTTCCAAGTTTAATTCGAAGCATAAATTCGAAGATAATACCGCAATGCTTGAAGCTGCGCAATCCCGTTTGGAACGCATGAATCTTGATTGGCAAAATTTACAGCAACGCGTACAAAAACATTCAGACGGTACGATTGTAAATCCAGTACAATTGGATGGCTTATCGCCCAATGCGGATGTAAAACAAATTGGAGCTAAACTCAATCAACTTGCGGATAAAGCTCGCACTGTAGGACAGTATGAAGAAATTGGAAGTTTATATGGATTTACATTATTGGTTAAAACTGAAATGTCGGAAAAAGAAGGTGTTGACATCCGATTGAATCGCTTTTTGATCCTAGGTGAGGGTAACATCAAGTACACGTACAATAATGGTATTATAGCTAAAGATTCTCAAACCGCAACGATGAATTTCCTAAATGCTTTGGAGAAACTTCCTGGTTATATTGAACAGGAGCAAAAGAAAATTGTTGAATTGAAAAAGGATCTACCCGTTCTTCAGGAAATAGTCAACGGTACATGGACTAAGGAAAGTAGACTAGGTGAATTGAAAACGGAATTAGCTGGAGTTGAACGAAAGATACTATTGTCTATAACTCCAGAATCTAAAGCAGAACGGGTTGAAACTGTTAAAACCGATATTCCAGAAAAAAAACTTATTCGAAGAAAGAACAGGTTTTAA